In Deltaproteobacteria bacterium, a single genomic region encodes these proteins:
- a CDS encoding VCBS repeat-containing protein, which yields MHFAVSVSSVSLVALALGGCFDPEQSAGETGGADSAASTGTEGDTSVTTTATATASASGPSTSDPSASTTMSSATTTAGPASDTDPSASASDSTGNDTATPAACGDGSVDAGEFCFGDEPTLVTAGNGAYDLAIADFDGVVGLDLLTLNRSASTVSLILNDGVGGFGNPASVTIGDGSCRVRATDGDGDGDIDAVVSGDPIVTLDNDGSGDLSRVDAPFGAGTFGGCGDYNDLDTLNNGGGAMDIVYSGEYNNSFVAGITNGSGWTFANNATGIGGPGEGSAGVTVTEVAYDADAVPDVVVVNRYYTTGQIFRGNGSGGFVEDGEFEVCGAVDPKVYLGARYAAAGDLDGNGQIDIVATCIAGSDPAGGFTYALGNDDGTFATAVPILLPGVQRVLLADVDADGDVDIVAPSTAELAVQVLLNDGAAVFDDPVNLPVGELVYNVEVADLDGDGAVDIAAPYAGVQGGRVAVFFADP from the coding sequence ATGCACTTCGCCGTCTCCGTTTCGTCCGTCTCGTTGGTTGCACTCGCGCTCGGGGGTTGCTTCGATCCCGAGCAGTCCGCCGGCGAGACCGGTGGCGCCGACTCGGCCGCTTCGACCGGCACCGAGGGCGACACCTCGGTCACGACCACGGCCACCGCCACCGCGTCGGCGAGTGGACCCTCGACCAGCGATCCCAGCGCCAGCACCACGATGTCGTCGGCGACCACGACCGCCGGTCCCGCCAGCGACACCGATCCGAGCGCCAGCGCCAGCGACTCCACCGGTAACGACACCGCGACCCCGGCGGCGTGTGGCGATGGCTCGGTCGACGCCGGCGAGTTCTGCTTCGGCGACGAGCCGACCCTCGTCACCGCCGGCAATGGTGCCTACGACCTCGCGATCGCCGATTTCGACGGTGTGGTGGGGCTCGATCTCCTCACGCTCAATCGCAGCGCGTCGACGGTCTCGCTGATCCTCAACGACGGCGTCGGTGGCTTCGGCAACCCCGCGAGCGTCACGATCGGCGACGGTAGCTGCCGAGTGCGCGCGACCGATGGCGACGGCGACGGTGACATCGACGCGGTCGTCTCCGGCGATCCCATCGTCACGCTCGACAACGACGGCAGCGGTGATCTCTCGCGCGTCGATGCGCCGTTCGGTGCGGGCACGTTCGGCGGTTGTGGCGACTACAACGACCTCGACACGCTCAACAACGGCGGCGGCGCGATGGACATCGTCTACAGCGGCGAGTACAACAACTCGTTCGTCGCCGGCATCACCAACGGCTCGGGCTGGACCTTCGCCAACAACGCCACCGGCATCGGTGGCCCGGGCGAGGGCTCGGCGGGCGTCACGGTGACCGAGGTCGCCTACGACGCCGACGCGGTGCCCGACGTGGTGGTCGTGAACCGCTACTACACCACGGGTCAGATCTTCCGCGGCAACGGCAGCGGCGGCTTCGTCGAGGACGGCGAGTTCGAGGTGTGCGGGGCGGTCGATCCGAAGGTCTATCTCGGCGCCCGCTATGCCGCGGCCGGCGATCTCGACGGCAACGGCCAGATCGACATCGTCGCGACCTGCATCGCCGGCAGTGACCCCGCCGGCGGCTTCACGTACGCGCTCGGCAACGACGACGGCACGTTCGCCACCGCGGTGCCGATCCTGCTGCCGGGCGTACAGCGGGTGCTGCTGGCCGACGTCGACGCCGACGGTGACGTCGACATCGTCGCGCCCTCGACCGCCGAGCTCGCGGTGCAGGTGCTGCTCAACGACGGTGCGGCCGTGTTCGACGATCCCGTCAACCTCCCCGTCGGCGAGCTCGTCTACAACGTGGAGGTCGCCGACCTCGACGGCGACGGCGCGGTCGACATCGCCGCGCCCTACGCGGGCGTGCAGGGCGGACGCGTGGCGGTGTTCTTCGCAGATCCGTAG
- a CDS encoding tetratricopeptide repeat protein: MPIDVGDAGFETEVIARSHEVPVLVDFWAPWCGPCRALGPVLEQAEAEGAGRFVLVKVNSDEAQATAARYAIRSIPAVKLFVAGQPVAEFVGAQPLGMVRRFLDQHIPSPADEHAALGRRALEAGDLEAAHAAFEAALVLAPQHPRAHLGLARVALAQGDADAVGRHVDAIDPRSDESEQGEKLRRALVFAQGCAEGGGQAAAQARVDADPKDVDAWYTLGCCHAAAGRWEPAMQALLESIMRKPKHRDAAAHKAMIVAFGVLGHDDPLTDTYQRQLQIYT, translated from the coding sequence ATGCCCATCGACGTCGGTGATGCTGGATTCGAGACCGAGGTCATCGCGCGCTCGCACGAGGTGCCGGTGCTGGTCGATTTCTGGGCGCCGTGGTGTGGCCCCTGTCGCGCGCTCGGGCCGGTGCTCGAGCAGGCCGAGGCCGAGGGCGCGGGTCGCTTCGTGCTGGTGAAGGTCAACAGCGACGAGGCCCAGGCCACCGCCGCGCGCTACGCCATCCGCAGCATCCCGGCGGTCAAGCTGTTCGTCGCCGGGCAGCCGGTCGCGGAGTTCGTCGGCGCGCAGCCGCTCGGCATGGTGCGGCGCTTCCTCGATCAGCACATCCCGTCGCCCGCCGACGAGCACGCAGCGCTCGGCCGCCGCGCGCTCGAGGCCGGCGACCTCGAGGCCGCCCACGCCGCGTTCGAGGCCGCGCTGGTGCTCGCGCCGCAGCATCCGCGAGCGCACCTCGGGCTCGCCCGCGTCGCGCTCGCGCAGGGCGACGCCGACGCGGTCGGGCGACACGTCGACGCCATCGATCCCCGCAGCGACGAGTCCGAGCAGGGCGAGAAGCTGCGCCGCGCGCTGGTGTTCGCCCAGGGCTGTGCCGAGGGCGGGGGCCAGGCCGCCGCACAGGCCCGCGTCGACGCCGACCCGAAGGACGTCGACGCCTGGTACACGCTCGGCTGCTGCCACGCTGCCGCCGGGCGCTGGGAGCCCGCGATGCAGGCCCTGCTCGAGAGCATCATGCGCAAGCCCAAGCATCGCGATGCCGCGGCGCACAAGGCCATGATCGTCGCGTTCGGCGTGCTCGGGCACGACGATCCGCTGACCGACACCTATCAGCGGCAGCTGCAGATCTATACCTGA
- a CDS encoding sigma-70 family RNA polymerase sigma factor, whose amino-acid sequence MDPASFEHIYREHHPSVWRLLRCLGVPAGMVDDAAQECFLVVHRRLVEVDTSRSLRPWVFAIARRIAWRVARTNQYRARLQQEILVDEHRVIPPDETAEHRELLERVGKLLDEMPLEQREVFVLTEFEDMTAPQIAALVEVPLATVYSRLRLARARFQRLELHTREAS is encoded by the coding sequence TTGGACCCCGCGTCGTTCGAGCACATCTACCGCGAGCACCACCCGTCCGTGTGGCGGCTGCTGCGTTGTCTGGGCGTGCCGGCCGGCATGGTCGACGACGCGGCCCAGGAGTGCTTCTTGGTGGTCCATCGACGCCTCGTGGAGGTCGACACCAGCCGCAGTCTGCGGCCGTGGGTGTTCGCGATCGCCCGCCGCATCGCGTGGCGGGTCGCTCGCACCAACCAGTACCGCGCCCGGCTGCAGCAGGAGATCCTCGTGGACGAGCACCGCGTCATCCCGCCCGACGAGACCGCCGAACACCGCGAGCTGCTCGAGCGGGTCGGCAAGCTGCTGGACGAGATGCCGCTCGAGCAGCGCGAGGTCTTCGTGCTCACCGAGTTCGAAGACATGACGGCGCCGCAGATCGCGGCGCTCGTGGAGGTGCCGCTGGCGACGGTCTACTCGCGGCTGCGACTGGCGCGGGCCCGCTTCCAACGGCTCGAGCTGCACACTCGGGAGGCGAGCTGA
- a CDS encoding cupin domain-containing protein: MTERAPTDHLVRTSELDANAAMHVRHPLNPRSELFMARLGDRTGLVHLGVSLARLPPGKESFALHVHSIQEEWIYVVSGTGHVRIDDAELAIGPGDFVGFPPGGPAHLVRNTSEADLVYLQGGDRRAGDRGWFPELGLVAFEHDAGRMALVKQEGIELRPMSDWLAK; the protein is encoded by the coding sequence ATGACCGAGCGCGCGCCCACCGACCACCTCGTCCGCACCTCCGAGCTCGACGCCAACGCTGCCATGCACGTGCGTCACCCGCTGAACCCGCGCTCGGAGCTGTTCATGGCGCGTCTTGGGGATCGCACGGGCCTCGTGCACCTGGGCGTCTCGCTTGCACGGCTGCCGCCGGGCAAGGAGAGCTTCGCGCTGCACGTGCACAGCATCCAAGAGGAATGGATCTACGTGGTGTCGGGCACTGGCCACGTGCGCATCGACGATGCCGAGCTCGCGATCGGACCCGGCGATTTCGTCGGCTTCCCGCCGGGCGGCCCGGCGCACCTGGTGCGCAACACGTCGGAGGCCGACCTCGTGTATCTGCAGGGGGGTGATCGCCGCGCCGGCGATCGCGGGTGGTTCCCCGAGCTCGGGCTCGTCGCCTTCGAGCACGACGCCGGGCGCATGGCGCTGGTGAAGCAGGAGGGCATCGAGCTGCGGCCGATGTCCGACTGGCTGGCGAAGTGA